A window of Silurus meridionalis isolate SWU-2019-XX chromosome 4, ASM1480568v1, whole genome shotgun sequence contains these coding sequences:
- the preb gene encoding prolactin regulatory element-binding protein has product MGKRKVPDLYRAPFPLYTVKIDPKTGLVITAGGGGASKTGIKNAVHFLGLELVGSQHSATLLHAYDTGSCATMNMALGGDVFAAGQDGNCRVMRFRQQGPKQGQSSASKNGSGEQGSARRRGVKKQNGGGGGGGGGDAGGGDDPQTKDKSVEIIVNKVGEVQSDLSPQDPLQKCVRFSPDLKLLLTGGADGYVRVWEYPSLKEKLNFKAHQDEIEDIDISPDNKRIVTAGRDFACSVWSDDQLMLGLRWHDHMPHITEKMYRYHSCRFAKVEDQKDALRLYTVQIPHKRERKPPPCYLTKWDGKSFLPLLTKPCGSEVISCLSVSDSGTFLGLGTVTGSVSIYIAFSLQKLYYVQESHGIVVTDLAFLPETPKCKPVKANNEVAMLSVAVDSRCQLHTVANRRSVPIWLVLFLCVALLVGVMLLLQKFLPGFI; this is encoded by the exons ATGGGCAAACGAAAAGTGCCGGATTTGTATCGTGCCCCTTTCCCTCTCTACACCGTTAAAATCGATCCCAAAACTGGACTCGTCATTACTGCAGGAGGGGGCGGAGCATCCAAGACAGGCATTAAGAATGCAGTG CACTTCCTTGGTTTAGAGCTAGTGGGAAGCCAACACAGTGCAACTCTGCTGCACGCTTATGACACAGGATCTTGTGCCACCATGAACATGGCACTGGGAGGAGATGTGTTTGCTGCTGGACAAGATGGCAACTGCAGAGTGATGCGCTTCAGGCAACAAGGCCCTAAACAGGGACAATCATCTGCTTCAAAGAATG GATCTGGGGAGCAGGGAAGTGCCAGGAGGAGAGGggtaaaaaaacagaatggtggtggtggtggcggcgGTGGTGGTGACGCTGGTGGCGGCGATGATCCCCAGACGAAGGACAAGTCGGTAGAGATAATAGTGAACAAGGTTGGAGAAGTGCAGTCCGACCTCAGCCCTCAGGACCCTCTACAAAAGTGTGTGCGTTTCAGCCCTGACTTGAAGCTTCTCCTCACAGGAGGAGCCGACGGTTACGTGAGAGTGTGGGAG TACCCATCCTTGAAAGAGAAGTTGAACTTCAAAGCTCATCAAGATGAAATAGAAGATATAGACATCAGTCCTGATAACAAG CGCATCGTGACGGCAGGGCGAGATTTTGCATGCAGTGTATGGAGCGATGATCAGCTCATGCTGGGTTTACGTTGGCATGACCACATGCCTCATATTACAGAGAAGATGTATCGCTACCACTCCTGCCG atttgccAAGGTAGAGGACCAAAAGGATGCTTTAAGACTGTACACAGTCCAGATTCCCCATAAACGTGAGCGTAAACCACCACCGTGCTACCTCACAAAATGGGATGGCAAGAGTTTCTTGCCCCTTCTAACGAAGCCGTGTGGCAGTGAAGTGATTTCCTGTTTGAGTGTTAG TGACTCTGGAACCTTTCTTGGCCTCGGTACAGTCACAGGATCAGTATCCATCTATATCGCATTCTCACTGCAG AAGCTGTACTATGTACAAGAATCCCATGGTATTGTGGTGACAGACCTGGCGTTCTTGCCAGAAACCCCCAAATGCAAACCTGTGAAGGCGAATAATGAAGTAGCCATGCTGAGTGTGGCTGTAGACAGTCGCTGCCAGCTACATACTGTAGCTAACCGCA GATCTGTCCCGATATGGCTGGTGCTGTTCCTGTGTGTTGCACTGCTTGTAGGTGTCATGCTGCTCCTGCAGAAGTTCCTCCCAGGGTTCATTTAA